A portion of the Anoplopoma fimbria isolate UVic2021 breed Golden Eagle Sablefish chromosome 15, Afim_UVic_2022, whole genome shotgun sequence genome contains these proteins:
- the LOC129103743 gene encoding piggyBac transposable element-derived protein 3-like, with the protein MISGEDRDEAEVPLVGEEVEIEAVEGQDEEDGENYELEEADRNLLLEDGPFANITKKSDIEWRRTPFTPVNTTWESPAPAPEPPEPLTPYGYFKQYVPSEMFQLMTTMTNIYAEQNAVRGYKHASISEIEALVGLHLATGALGLPRVRMYWSSSINIGLFRDTLSRNRFFQLRSNLHVVNNNERPSENTDVFYKVRPLYDSIRKRCLELQMEEELAIDEQIVPFRGKLSVLQYIKGKPEPWGVKIYFLCGKSGLAYDFLIYQGATTELSEQSKKVLGHGAGVVAHLCQRIQNPNHKLFFDNFFTTYNVLEVLAEKKIHAAGTARVVRFAKPPLKSDKEMSKKERGNHDVVRSRDGKVVLVKWFDNRSVVLASNFVGVGDEDEVARWQKKDGQFVTVKRPEVVKKYNKAMGGVDKLDQLISLYRITIRSRKWSLRMITHAFDVAVVNSWLEYRRDKERQGTQPPLVMDLLDFKLNVAEALVRLGKPHALRKRGRPSSSNTPSPCMSPPHHDEPPKKRGAMEKRPLQEVQTDMLDHMPNYDAKKEATRCKLPGCSGKTHVYCDKCQERPGCPGFNIP; encoded by the exons ATGATTTCAGGGGAAGACAGGGATGAGGCAGAGGTACCATTGGTAGGGGAAGAAGTTGAGATTGAGGCAGTGGAAGGTCAGGATGAGGAAGACGGAGAGAATTATGAGCTTGAGGAGGCAGATAGAAACCTGTTACTTGAGGATGGCCCTTTTGCAAACATCACAAAGAAGAGTGATATTGAGTGGCGTCGCACCCCCTTTACCCCAGTAAACACGACATGGGAAagtcctgctcctgctcctgaaCCCCCTGAGCCACTAACACCATATGGCTACTTCAAGCAGTATGTTCCCAGTGAGATGTTCCAGCTGATGACAACAATGACTAACATCTATGCAGAACAAAATGCAGTCAGGGGGTATAAACATGCATCAATTTCTGAGATTGAAGCCCTTGTTGGTCTACATTTGGCAACTGGGGCATTGGGTTTGCCAAGAGTGCGAATGTACTGGTCTTCCAGTATCAATATCGGCCTTTTCCGGGATACTCTGTCTCGAAACCGATTTTTCCAGCTTCGCTCCAACCTGCATGTGGTGAACAACAATGAGAGGCCTTCTGAAAACACTGATGTGTTCTACAAGGTCAGACCACTCTATGATTCCATAAGGAAACGCTGTCTAGAGCTGCAAATGGAAGAAGAACTCGCAATTGATGAGCAGATTGTGCCTTTCAGGGGGAAACTTTCTGTGCTTCAGTATATCAAAGGGAAGCCAGAACCATGGGGAGTCAAGATATATTTCCTCTGCGGCAAAAGTGGCCTTGCTTATGACTTCCTCATCTATCAAGGTGCCACAACAGAGCTCTCTGAGCAGAGCAAGAAGGTTTTAGGACATGGAGCAGGTGTGGTTGCCCACCTGTGCCAGAGAATCCAGAATCCTAACCACAAGCTCTTTTTTGACAACTTCTTCACTACCTACAATGTCCTTGAAGTGCTGgctgaaaagaaaatccatGCGGCTGGCACAGCTAGGGTTGTCCGCTTTGCAAAGCCTCCACTGAAGAGTGACaaggaaatgtcaaaaaaagagcGAGGGAACCATGATGTAGTGAGGAGTAGGGATGGAAAGGTGGTTCTAGTGAAGTGGTTTGATAACCGCTCTGTTGTGCTGGCCTCCAACTTTGTTGGtgtaggagatgaagatgaagttgCTAGGTGGCAGAAGAAAGATGGGCAGTTTGTTACGGTCAAGCGTCCAGAGGTGGTGAAGAAATACAATAAGGCCATGGGAGGGGTGGACAAGCTTGATCAACTCATCAGCCTTTACAGGATTACCATCCGGTCCCGCAAATGGTCACTGCGCATGATTACTCATGCCTTTGATGTTGCTGTAGTGAATAGCTGGCTTGAGTATCGCAGAGACAAAGAACGTCAGGGCACTCAGCCACCGCTAGTCATGGATCTCCTTGACTTCAAATTGAATGTGGCAGAAGCTCTTGTGCGTTTGGGGAAGCCCCACGCATTGAGAAAACGAGGGAGGCCGAGCAGTTCCAACACACCCAGTCCATGTATGAGTCCACCTCACCATGATGAGCCCCCAAAAAAGAGGGGAGCCATGGAAAAACGGCCCCTTCAAGAGGTGCAGACCGACATGCTGGACCACATGCCAAattatgatgcaaaaaaagaagcaacaagGTGCAAATTGCCAGGCTGTTCAGGAAAAACGCATGTCTACTGTGACAAGTGTCAG GAAAGACCAGGCTGTCCTGGCTTCAACATCCCGTAA